One segment of Polypterus senegalus isolate Bchr_013 chromosome 8, ASM1683550v1, whole genome shotgun sequence DNA contains the following:
- the LOC120534351 gene encoding gastrula zinc finger protein XlCGF57.1-like isoform X1, giving the protein MGSTLNKQQNIRIKEEECEEEATSVNGDPEPKPVGIVLQEHKSANFIKEEDIKSECFSEFMHHGGQKDTELYSPQSTHYSVHVKTESFESAIKTENLSSESHTEVAGFQEEGSSWASSLSPDLLQSSCASSLIPDLLPRKIQRKPHVEQQRLQTGVNQYCCTECGKQFPHKCRLQEHMKIHTGEKPYCCTECGKKFPHKYRLQEHMRIHTGEKPYCCNECGKKFLHKCRLQEHMRIHTGEKPYGCMECGKRFTQKAYLQAHKKIHTGEEKPYCCTECGKQFLYNCRLKQHMRIHSVQKSYGCTECGKQFVHKYNLKQHMRIHTLQKSHCCTECGKQFLQKCHLKQHMRIHTLQKYCCSKCGKQFLHKCHLKQHLRIHTVKKSHSCTECGKQFLLKRRLKTHMRVHTGEKPYCCMECGERFAKKGNFQAHMKIHTGEDKPYCCTECGKKFLYKCRLQEHFTVHTGEKPYCCTECGKRFMRKTYLQAHKRIHTGVNPYCCTECGKQFLYKCRLQQHMRIHTGQKSSGAQRSKARRLEGSGSSSTIGKSAKYQPIISRSHEPTSISPVQAPESTVCILWVVGGSCLSESFSQPN; this is encoded by the exons ATGGGGTCTACTCTCAATAAACAACAGAATATTCGCATTAAGGAGGAAGAATGTGAAGAAGAGGCAACTAGTGTTAATGGTGACCCTGAGCCAAAACCTGTTGGTATTGTCTTGCAAGAACATAAAAGTGCAAACTTTATAAAGGAAGAAGACATTAAATCGGAATGTTTTTCTGAATTTATGCATCATGGTGGCCAGAAGGACACAGAATTGTACTCTCCACAAAGTACACATTACTCTGTTCACGTGAAGACTGAATCATTTGAGTCTGCTATCAAAACCGAGAATCTTTCATCTGAAAGTCATACTGAAGTGG CAGGTTTTCAAGAGGAAGGCAGCTCTTGGGCTTCTTCACTCAGTCCAGATTTGCTTCAGAGTTCTTGTGCTTCCTCACTGATTCCAGATTTGCTTCCGAGGAAAATTCAACGTAAGCCACATGTTGAACAGCAGAGACTTCAAACTGGAGTGAACCAGTATTGCTGTACAGAATGTGGCAAGCAATTCCCACACAAATGTCGTCTTCAGGAACACATGAAAATCCATACTGGGGAGAAACCATATTGTTGCACTGAGTGCGGCAAGAAATTCCCCCATAAATATCGTCTTCAGGAACACATGAGGATCCATACAGGTGAGAAACCATACTgttgtaatgaatgtggcaagAAATTCCTGCATAAATGTCGTCTTCAGGAACACATGAGAATCCATACTGGGGAGAAACCGTATGGCTGCATGGAATGTGGGAAGCGGTTTACACAAAAGGCTTACCTTCAAGCACATaaaaaaattcacactggagaggaAAAGCCGTATTGTTGTACTGAATGTGGTAAGCAGTTCTTGTACAATTGTCGTCTTAAGCAACATATGAGGATTCATTCTGTACAAAAGTCATATGGTTGCactgaatgtggcaagcagttTGTGCACAAGTATAATCTTAAACAGCATATGAGAATCCACACTCTACAGAAATCCCACTGTTGCACGGAGTGTGGCAAGCAATTCCTGCAAAAATGCCATCTTAAGCAACACATGAGAATCCATACTTTGCAAAAATACTGTTGCAGTAAATGTGGCAAGCAGTTTCTGCACAAATGTCATCTTAAGCAGCACCTGAGGATCCATACTGTTAAGAAATCTCATTCCTGCACTGAGTGTGGCAAGCAGTTTCTACTTAAACGTCGTCTTAAGACGCACATGAGAGTGCATACTGGTGAGAAGCCCTATTGCTGCATGGAATGTGGGGAAAGATTTGCAAAGAAAGGTAATTTTCAAGCACATATgaaaattcatactggagaggACAAGCCATACTGTTGTACCGAATGTGGCAAGAAATTCTTGTACAAATGTCGTCTTCAGGAACATTTCACAGTCCATACTGGGGAAAAACCATATTGCTGCACTGAATGTGGCAAGCGGTTTATGCGAAAGACTTACCTTCAAGCACACAAACGAATTCACACTGGGGTAAATCCATATTGCTGCACAGAATGTGGCAAGCAGTTCCTGTACAAGTGTCGTCTTCAGCAACACATGAGAATCCATACTGGACAGAAGTCATCAGGAGCACAACGATCAAAAGCTCGGAGATTGGAAGGGTCTGGTTCTTCATCCACGATTGGCAAGTCGGCAAAGTATCAGCCAATCATAAGCCGGTCACATGAGCCAACCAGCATAAGCCCCGTGCAAGCTCCAGAGTCCACTGTGTGCATTTTGTGGGTTGTGGGAGGTAGTTGTCTTTCAGAATCGTTTTCTCAACCAAACTGA
- the LOC120534351 gene encoding gastrula zinc finger protein XlCGF57.1-like isoform X2, translating to MGSTLNKQQNIRIKEEECEEEATSVNGDPEPKPVGIVLQEHKSANFIKEEDIKSECFSEFMHHGGQKDTELYSPQSTHYSVHVKTESFESAIKTENLSSESHTEVGFQEEGSSWASSLSPDLLQSSCASSLIPDLLPRKIQRKPHVEQQRLQTGVNQYCCTECGKQFPHKCRLQEHMKIHTGEKPYCCTECGKKFPHKYRLQEHMRIHTGEKPYCCNECGKKFLHKCRLQEHMRIHTGEKPYGCMECGKRFTQKAYLQAHKKIHTGEEKPYCCTECGKQFLYNCRLKQHMRIHSVQKSYGCTECGKQFVHKYNLKQHMRIHTLQKSHCCTECGKQFLQKCHLKQHMRIHTLQKYCCSKCGKQFLHKCHLKQHLRIHTVKKSHSCTECGKQFLLKRRLKTHMRVHTGEKPYCCMECGERFAKKGNFQAHMKIHTGEDKPYCCTECGKKFLYKCRLQEHFTVHTGEKPYCCTECGKRFMRKTYLQAHKRIHTGVNPYCCTECGKQFLYKCRLQQHMRIHTGQKSSGAQRSKARRLEGSGSSSTIGKSAKYQPIISRSHEPTSISPVQAPESTVCILWVVGGSCLSESFSQPN from the exons ATGGGGTCTACTCTCAATAAACAACAGAATATTCGCATTAAGGAGGAAGAATGTGAAGAAGAGGCAACTAGTGTTAATGGTGACCCTGAGCCAAAACCTGTTGGTATTGTCTTGCAAGAACATAAAAGTGCAAACTTTATAAAGGAAGAAGACATTAAATCGGAATGTTTTTCTGAATTTATGCATCATGGTGGCCAGAAGGACACAGAATTGTACTCTCCACAAAGTACACATTACTCTGTTCACGTGAAGACTGAATCATTTGAGTCTGCTATCAAAACCGAGAATCTTTCATCTGAAAGTCATACTGAAGTGG GTTTTCAAGAGGAAGGCAGCTCTTGGGCTTCTTCACTCAGTCCAGATTTGCTTCAGAGTTCTTGTGCTTCCTCACTGATTCCAGATTTGCTTCCGAGGAAAATTCAACGTAAGCCACATGTTGAACAGCAGAGACTTCAAACTGGAGTGAACCAGTATTGCTGTACAGAATGTGGCAAGCAATTCCCACACAAATGTCGTCTTCAGGAACACATGAAAATCCATACTGGGGAGAAACCATATTGTTGCACTGAGTGCGGCAAGAAATTCCCCCATAAATATCGTCTTCAGGAACACATGAGGATCCATACAGGTGAGAAACCATACTgttgtaatgaatgtggcaagAAATTCCTGCATAAATGTCGTCTTCAGGAACACATGAGAATCCATACTGGGGAGAAACCGTATGGCTGCATGGAATGTGGGAAGCGGTTTACACAAAAGGCTTACCTTCAAGCACATaaaaaaattcacactggagaggaAAAGCCGTATTGTTGTACTGAATGTGGTAAGCAGTTCTTGTACAATTGTCGTCTTAAGCAACATATGAGGATTCATTCTGTACAAAAGTCATATGGTTGCactgaatgtggcaagcagttTGTGCACAAGTATAATCTTAAACAGCATATGAGAATCCACACTCTACAGAAATCCCACTGTTGCACGGAGTGTGGCAAGCAATTCCTGCAAAAATGCCATCTTAAGCAACACATGAGAATCCATACTTTGCAAAAATACTGTTGCAGTAAATGTGGCAAGCAGTTTCTGCACAAATGTCATCTTAAGCAGCACCTGAGGATCCATACTGTTAAGAAATCTCATTCCTGCACTGAGTGTGGCAAGCAGTTTCTACTTAAACGTCGTCTTAAGACGCACATGAGAGTGCATACTGGTGAGAAGCCCTATTGCTGCATGGAATGTGGGGAAAGATTTGCAAAGAAAGGTAATTTTCAAGCACATATgaaaattcatactggagaggACAAGCCATACTGTTGTACCGAATGTGGCAAGAAATTCTTGTACAAATGTCGTCTTCAGGAACATTTCACAGTCCATACTGGGGAAAAACCATATTGCTGCACTGAATGTGGCAAGCGGTTTATGCGAAAGACTTACCTTCAAGCACACAAACGAATTCACACTGGGGTAAATCCATATTGCTGCACAGAATGTGGCAAGCAGTTCCTGTACAAGTGTCGTCTTCAGCAACACATGAGAATCCATACTGGACAGAAGTCATCAGGAGCACAACGATCAAAAGCTCGGAGATTGGAAGGGTCTGGTTCTTCATCCACGATTGGCAAGTCGGCAAAGTATCAGCCAATCATAAGCCGGTCACATGAGCCAACCAGCATAAGCCCCGTGCAAGCTCCAGAGTCCACTGTGTGCATTTTGTGGGTTGTGGGAGGTAGTTGTCTTTCAGAATCGTTTTCTCAACCAAACTGA